The Amblyomma americanum isolate KBUSLIRL-KWMA chromosome 3, ASM5285725v1, whole genome shotgun sequence genome window below encodes:
- the LOC144124850 gene encoding uncharacterized protein LOC144124850 has protein sequence MKPTSYMLCLFLLIVTCALAASDDSCAYHDTLFDIGLSKVLGLPGFEEFPLNDIRRTFTKFFDFRVRLSEGKLYGLSNLMRHERNFINVTDSGIAALFEIQGGPLRVSYRGSVQSVPVDAIVKVDIYIPRIEMMIYVEEPAPNRLTLTGLSFWNAPVSFRARQLDGSSIIFDLLNFLAEGSIEDALNDKMSTTVHEVVYQFLGMVELFARNGTKIGDVKKPLPDPVYTPGIILPGPGGSTSFADFPVGPWQDPSKWGVFDYSVKRIALASHLDPVTFTDVDDVTWGDRTFQINNVTVDGLAFLRRGGDNYARANRCGIAARVALAFENIRVQLYATTAPNIRLRMDVRIVALDAVIEVTETNKTINIVDYQLNFPVPLEYDVYVLTPVVGPAVEFFKGYMRRQLTEDEANKLEDSSKKYVDQAIFKITEFIKDPAPWMPWNNSIIEAYRKYSREHTN, from the exons ATGAAGCCGACGTCGTACATGCTATGCCTGTTCTTGCTAATTGTGACCTGTGCACTGGCCGCAAGTG ATGATTCATGTGCTTATCACGACACTTTGTTCGACATCGGACTCTCCAAAGTGCTCGGCTTGCCTGGATTTGAGGAGTTTCCTCTTAATGACATTCGGCGCACTTTCACAAAATTCTTCGACTTCAGGGTGCGTCTGTCTGAGGGGAAGTTGTACGGCCTCTCAAATCTCATGCGCCATGAACGCAATTTTATAAATGTCACTGATAGCGGCATCGCAGCACTTTTTGAAATCCAAGGAGGGCCCCTGAGAGTCTCTTACAGGGGCTCAGTGCAATCAGTGCCTGTGGACGCCATAGTCAAGGTGGACATCTATATTCCCAGGATCGAGATGATGATCTACGTTGAAGA GCCTGCTCCGAACCGCCTTACACTCACCGGACTCTCCTTTTGGAACGCACCTGTGTCGTTCCGGGCACGCCAGCTGGATGGAAGCAGCATCATTTTTGACCTGCTGAACTTTTTGGCCGAAGGCTCAATCGAGGATGCACTCAATGATAAAATGAGCACCACAGTACACGAGGTTGTCTACCAGTTCTTAGGAATGGTGGAACTGTTCGCCCGAAACGGAACCAAGATTGGAG ACGTGAAGAAACCGCTGCCAGACCCGGTTTACACTCCCGGTATAATACTTCCGGGACCCGGCGGCAGCACGTCTTTCGCGGACTTCCCGGTCGGTCCCTGGCAGGACCCCAGCAAGTGGGGCGTCTTCGACTACAGCGTCAAGAGAATAGCTCTCGCCTCTCATCTGGATCCGGTCACTTTCACCGATGTCGACGACGTCACCTGGGGAGACCGAACGTTCCAGATCAACAACGTCACCGTGGACGGCCTCGCCTTCCTTCGCCGAGGGGGCGACAACTACGCCAGGGCGAACAGGTGCGGCATCGCCGCGAGAGTGGCGCTGGctttcgaaaacatccgcgtcCAGCTGTACGCCACCACGGCTCCCAACATCCGGCTGAGGATGGACGTGCGAATCGTGGCACTTGACGCGGTCATCGAAGTCACAGA gACCAACAAGACAATCAATATTGTAGACTACCAGCTTAACTTCCCCGTTCCACTGGAATACGACGTCTACGTGCTAACGCCTGTCGTGGGGCCTGCGGTCGAGTTCTTCAAAGGTTACATGCGCCGGCAGCTCACCGAAGATGAGGCGAACAAGCTGGAGGATTCGTCAAAGAAATACGTGGATCAGGCAATTTTCAAAATCACCGAATTCATCAAAGATCCCGCCCCATGGATGCCCTGGAACAACTCAATCATTGAAGCATACCGGAAATACAGCCGAGAGCACACAAATTGA